TCTGTATAGAGCTTGAGTGAATGGTTGTTTTATCAGGATGTCCCTCACATCGCCGACTGATTTTAGTTTGTTGACTTCAGACTTCAGATCTAAAAGACTGATAGACAGCTTGCAGTAGGCGCTTCTTTAGTCAGTGATTCCATGTGCAATACTGCAGAAATTGCTCATCTCAAAAGGGAAGACTAGGGCTTATTATGAACTTAGTTTTAATTTCCAAAGGAATGAATCATTGGGTTATGGTCATATATCCAGTATGCATGATGACCTAACACTTCAATTAGAATATTGTGGCAGGTGTTTTGAATTTTATGTACTACTATTACTATTTGTCAAgatattacaataacattttgcaacaaaaggtataataaatttaaaaaaaaaaactttgaggtgctcccgagtggcacatccagtaaaggcgctccacgtggagtgcaggatgtgccctgtaGTCTGGACAttgtgagttcgagtccaggcagttcctttgccgaccgaggacgggagcttccagggggcggcgctcaactggccgagtgccgcccggggggagggagggttaggtcggccagggtgtcctcagttcaccgtgcaccagcgacctctgtagtctagccgggcgcctgcgggcttgcctgtaagatgcccgagagctgcgttgtcctccgatgctgtagctcttgggtggctgcatggcgagtccgcagtgtgaaaaaagtggtcagctgacggcacacgcttcggaggacagcgtgtgttcgtcttcgccctcccgagtcagcgcaggggtggtagcggtaagcTGAGTCTAAATAATAAtgggccattccaaattgggagaaaatgataaaaataattggcaacgactaaattaaaaaattaaaaaaaaaatctttgtagcACTTTGAGACCCAGTGTTTCTAACCTTCCCCCTAAAGCATCCATGTCTGCCACTATAAAACAGTTTTTCTAGTAGTGTTAAGGGAAACCAGTCATAAAAATGCCTTGATCCTTCTCATCTCTGAACAAGCGATCAAGTCTCACACTTCTTGAAATCCagaaataattacaaatacagaaccaaaaacaaaacacaaccttGATAAAGAtcaaaacattgtttttgtaattacactgATTTGACAAAGAATATGGTTTGATCTCATCTTAACATGAATTGATTCAagtatttgttttactttctttaagCTTTATGCATTGAGTTTATAACGGATACTGTTGGTTCTGTATATGTTTGCTAGTTTGGAAATATGTTAATGTTGGACAGATATATTGGAAATACTAAATCTTGTTAGCTGCGATACTCAGCGTTTAATTCTATGGGTAAGAAGATTTTTTTGTCCTGTTTTTCTATTTATCCAGGACACAGTGGggtgccccctattttactgcatttaatcctgtacttcagagtactgtaatctgccaagtgtttaatctgtagtattttgtatttaatcatatcctgatgtaactatcactgacactgttatctgctgtattattgaattgtattttgtcacacttgtacttgcttgaaccaagtcattgtatttatcttgctcttaattgtattattacttgtactgtgatacttgaaatgtatttgcttacgattgtaagtcgccctggataagggcgtctgctaagaaataaataataataataataataataataataataataatattaataataataataataataataacatgcctgTTCTTTTCTtagagtgccatgggatcttgAATGTCCACATTACAGTAGACATAAAGCACAGTCCCTAAGCGCTGTGCTGGGGTAAGGCCTGAACCCTAGCCAACAAAATCACCAACAATTGATTTTATGTGAAGGCCACCCCCAACTTTGCTTAGTTTGTGATAGTTGACGAGATCCAACAACATACTGATTTAGTCTCTTATTTTTAGATTCCCTGTACAATTTTAGACACTGGTTCAGCAAGGATTCTGCTCAGATTTCCCTGTAGTGAGTGATGGGCCTTTCTaacactctttctctctctctctaggctgGTAAGCATCAGGAATACGAACAAAAGCTGCTGCAAGAGCTCTATAAGTTGAACCCCAATTTCTTACAACCTTCTGTAGGGGGAGGGGAGAAGTCGAAGGGCAAAGCCAGTGCACTGCAGAGGTATTTATTCCCCAAAGCTGCAAAAACAGTTTTTAGAGAACTGTATTCTAGTAAAACATATACTTGTAACTGCAGTCAGTTGGAAACTGCAAAAAAATCTGCTGCTTCTTGATTAActatcttttttaaaattttaaaatacgTAATAGAAATAGGACTCCAACATCATGGTTGATTTATTTGCTGAGTCTTGCATCGTACAAAATGCTCCATCAGCAACAATGCCAAACCAGCTGAAGTGGAGGGGATTGAGGGGCTTTGtcagtaaattaataataataataataataataataataataataataataataataataataaaggtttatttatatagcacaattcatgtacaatacaattcaaagcgctttacatacagaaaaaaataaaaaaatacaaaaatacaataataaacagtaagaaaagagcacagttattaaaaacagaagtaacaataaaactcagaataaaacataaaaatgttatgGAAAAGCTATATTAAAGGTATGTTTTTAATCGAGATTTGAAGATTGTTATTGAAGGTGAATCTCTGATAAAAGGGggcattaaaacaaaaagcagcctCTCCCATCCTTTTACCATTCACCCTTGGAATACATAAAAGGCCAGCATTTGCAGATCTCAGTGTGTGTTCAGGTTGATAAGGGATTAgcatataatttagatattgtggagatagtccattcagtgctttaaaaactagtaatagaatttttaaatcaattctgtaatgcacaggaagtcaatgcaatgatgccaacacaggcataatgtgagccctttttttgttctagttagcagtctagcagcagcattttgcactaGCTGTAGGCGTCATATAGCATGACTTGTAAGTCCAGAGAATAAAGCGTTACAGTAATCTAACCTAGAAAAAGTAAAAGCATGTACTAATTTCTTTGCATCATCCAAGGACAAGAATGATCTAACTTTCacaatgtttcttaaatgatagAAGGACACTCTAGTAATGTCTTTTATATGTGGTTCAAAGGAAAGTGCAGAatcaaaaataacccccaggtTTTTCACTTCAGATTTTACAATTGATTTTAGCATACCTAGATCAATGTTTGTCGAGTCCATCTGTTGATTAGAGCCTAAAAGTAAGACTTCTGTCTTATCGGAATTTAACTGTAAGAAATTCTGAGACATCCAGCTTCTAATATCGGCTAGACATTTGAAAAGGACATTGATAGCTGTTGTGTCACCTGGTTTAACAGATATATAaatctgtgtctcatctgcataGCTGTGGAAATTCACCCCATGTTTACGAATAACCTCCCCGGGAGGCagcatgtataaagaaaataatgtgggactgtcacaaagacggccggagtgggtggcgtcagaccagatgcaggaaataaataaacagagagatggggttttggtaaagctgagcgcgtgattgcgctcagcatttaataacggaacagaaaataaaaggtttgcaacaacaaaaacacaggacacggcacttcacgccaaaataaagagacaaacaaaacgtactaaacacttaacaaacggtgcacggagagacaaacaaacacggtgagtataaacacttatatttacgatcttattttgcaatttagtttctccttctctctctcccgttctccactctcgaacacccaaccccgactgacagaaatgtgcatctatatatactgttgtgctgggattcaattactgattaattattcacttgaatcccagcacatgaattaattctgtgcaaccccgtgctcacatattacatttaaccagcacgtgaagtgatttgtgccctcctcgtgcctaaatacaaatctacacttttaaatacacgtgaaacacagacccgtttatatcccgtgtaccaatgactatacaccaacattaacacacgcaacatacaacacataacacacaaatgcacacaggggcggggcgcattgccacagggaccAAGAATGGAGCCCTGCGGAACACCACATGTAATATTAACTAGTCCAGATGTAGATTCTCCTAAGGCAACAAAATACTGTCTTCATTAAATAGGATATGAACCAGTTTAGGACACTACCAGAAAGGCCCACCCATTCTCTAAGACGATTAATTAAAATCTtgtgatccacagtatcaaaagcagcactcagATCTAAAAGGATCAGTACAGATAAACACATAGAATCTGTACTTATACGTAGATCATTTACCACTTTGACAAGTGCAGTCTCAGTGCTATGGTTAGCGCGAAATCCGTTGAAATTTTTCGAAGATGTTATTATTGCCAAGGAAACTAttgatttgtttaaaaactaCTTTTTCAAGAACCTTTGCTAAAAAAGGAAGGTTTGAAATAGGTCTAAAATTACTTAGAACTGAACTATCCAGATTCGTTTTCTTAAGTAAAGGTTTCACTAAGGCTGTTTTTAAAGAAGGAAATCTTCCTGATGACAAAGTGCTATTAACTATATCAAGGACATCATTGGACAGCTTACTAAACACCTCCTTCAAGAGACTGGTTGGTATAGGATCCAAAAGACACGTAGAAGATTTAATGtgcataactattttatttaagtcTTGTAAGTTTAATCAGAGAAATAAAAGTTTCCGGTACTCGGGTATTCTTCACGATGGGTACTCGGTTCCAGATTTTCTAACCGTGCCAacctcttttttatatatatatatataacgtattttatttatttttatatatatatatatatatatatatatatatatatatatatatatatatatatatatatatatatatatggggcagcagtgtggagtagtggttagggctctggactcttgaccagagggttgtgggttcaatccccagtgggggacactgctgttgtacccttgagcaaggtactttacctagattgctccagtaaaaacccaactgtataaatagtaattgtatgtaaaaataatgtgatacctgtataatgtgaaataatgtataatgtgatatcttgtaacaattgtaagtcgccctggataagggcgtctgctaagaaataaataatatatatatatatatatatatatatatataggtcgaGTTAAGTGTGGTTTCTCAATATGAGCAGCCATTAACTTGGCAGGGTTATTTCTGCATATGAAAATTCAAATTTTAAGAGTGGTGATATGTAGTTAGTCACAAAAATCATTTGTGTCCATCGAGATACATAGTAACATatttcttctctctctttctctctcctccttttctctctctccccctccatgACAGGCCCAATAGTAATAACAAAGACGCCTGGCCATCATTACAGAGCTCTAGTAAAGCAGCAAACGGTCTGCTGAACGAACACCGGAAAACACCCCCTCTCCTCGATAATGGTTCTGATCAAGAACACATGACGCCAGATGGGCCAGACTCAGAGTTGGGGCAAATAGCAACCATTTCCCCCTTCACAACGCCTTGCGACCCTTCAAGGTACAAAAACCCAACGAGGTCAACCAGCCCGCATGGACAGTTTCTGACTACTGTTACAAAGTTGAAATGCAGTTGGCATTTTGTGTTTCAGGGcagggatacaaaaaaaaataaaggaacagCCCTAACAATATTGTTGTATGTTAGAAGGTGCTTGAATGAAGTCTTTACATTTACATGCATATCTTTTGATGTTGGTTATATTTAAGTGCATATATTGGACTTGAAGTTTCTGTTTGGTAAATGTAAAGTTTAGAACAGCAGTTAAAGACGTGACCTAGAAATTGAGAGAactaatgatttaaaaaatatatgtatatatatatatagattgattGTTTTTGATTTACTTATTAATACCCAATTCGTATATCTGCTCTTCCCTGGGAAAAACAGTATTGAAAAAGTTATGCACATACTGACAGCTTGGTAAATTTCACTTTGGTGTGAACAGCTGGATACATCTGGCTCTTAATGGAATGTGTTTTAATTTGATCCTGATCACTGTTGATTGTGCGTCATGGATATGGAATATGGAAGTTGAAAGTTGTCATGCCAGGGCATACTTGTAAATGACATGCACTGTATATCACAAAGGTTTTTAGCTTGGTAATTGCATTtaatacacatactgtaaacacaGTGTTccgcatttttgttttttatatttcggagtttattttacatctattaaaatagggataaaatcggtaataaatttttttttttgaaacatcggtaaaaatcggggggaaaaaatctcagtatatacactttacatgtggaatatgatgcgtggcagttctggtttctgaataagtttaatgtccctggcatgtatgatgaagcagaatctgtgcaagttattattattattattattatttatttattagcagacgcccttatccagggcgacttacaattgttacaagatatcacattatttttacatacaattacccatttatacaattgtgtttttactggagcaatctaggtaaaagtaccttgctcaagggtacagcagcagtgtcccccacctgggattgaacccacgaccctctggtcaagagtccagagccctaaccactactctgcaCTGCTGCCCTAAGTTGAGGCCCCATTTTCCcatgttagctggtactttgcaaacatttgggcaatcgctgtgctgacggaaatggTATCTACAGGAGGtgtgaacatgacatcagcacaaaaaaaaaaacaggtttattcgccttgaaatcataaaaataaaagaaaattgacagaactgggtggtgcaagccaccGGGAGATATGTCAAAAATTACATTGGACATTtacatcaatgcgttccataagtttgccaaagcatcaccattttctgtcaaatatttacgattaagattggcAGTGTTTGAGCTGATGGATAGTACCATcccacaaagtcaccaatacatacctctctgcagtctgcaataaacagtggctgtcctgcagtgctctgtgctctgacaaactcattaacacagtcattctgagctctctttttattaaagcatgtgtaaaagctTCTTAAACTGATTGCGTGTCTCTctgttcactttattgttttagtttaatgtgtcgcttatttttctgtatgttcttttattgtcagtgcgaacaacctcaatgcagcagtatttgcaacgctatgcatcctctgcctcttctgacccacttctgctatttttgctttttgtatacttcgaaacatttgttttcttttgaatatattcataaactgatttacgttttctccccattcctcatccactaaaaatattatattttcgtgtaagtatttcaatttagtttttggtCAAGCAAGTACTTACCacacccagcaattgccacaataatcagactttgattggccaacataatcaggtggtaatgtgtttgtgaaatgacagagaaccacgtttgaacgttatttgatcctctgacatctagGATACAGTTTggagctgcttattacaatgtcagagtgaaaataaaacagcattttaatcagaCACTGATTTCTCATTCCTCCACAGCTAAACTGGAAAAGACCAACTGGTGCAtgttacagaaaaatacaataaaaataaatgacaaagtaGAATGTTGCTTGAAAGCTTACCTAGTCCCATTAAAGTTTTATACCTTAGCCCCCGAAGACTGCCACTccacatttaaatgtataatatattactTTTTAGCTGTAATaccacaaactttttttttcttcccccagcCCAATTGACAAACCTCCAGAATCCATCAGTTTAGGCAACGGTGAAAGTTTACAACAGGTaagcaaacaacaaaaaaaagtttaaatttaaTATTGAATGCTTTGAATGAACTCTTATCATACAGCATAATCCAACTTCAAGCACTGCTGCAGAATTTGTCGGATGTAGTTAATTAGATTAAcacaaatggctggtttcacagatgcagattagtactagtcctggactacccaatattaatttaggtaaggtaaaccaagattagtgctaatcagggtctgtgaaaccagccattagtcTGTTTAGTTTGGTACCTTTTTGGATCAGCCCAGGGAAATTGCAAACTTACAGGAATCAAATAATAGTTAGAGATTAATAGTAGCTAATTGGCCTTCTAATGTTTGCTTAGTAATGTATGTACAGTGTcatatgtatttttcatttaaaaaaacaaatggataCATGGCTGCTTTCAATGATTTACAAACAAATGATCAATTAAGCAAAACAGTGGACCCTTACATTTCAGTGGATCTATGTGTATTAAAAATCTACTTTGAAATTTCAGATCCCCAGCTATGACTCGCCATCGCCACCTCCTGGTCTCTTAAAACCCAGTCTGGTGATTCCCATTAGCGCATCCAATCACAGTGCACGGTCTCCGTTTGAGGGGGCTGCGGCAGAGTCACAGTCCCTTTTCTCAGACAACAGTAACTTTCGAcaccccaaccccatccccagcGGCCTGGCCCCCTTCCCTAGCTCTCCACAGAACAACACAGACTGGCCCACGGCACCGGAACCACAGAGCCTCTTCACATCAGGTAGGCACGCCCTTCTCTGAACTGCAGAGCCATTCCATGAAGATGTAACATTAGTTTCACTGAGTCACTGAATGCTATCAGACTAATCGCAAGCACAGGATTTTGTTTTATGGCTATGGATCTgtcataaaattattttaaacatcaaataGTCTTTGGCTTGGCAGTAGCATGATATTAATGATAAAATGTACCATATCCAAGTTAAAACATATTTCTGTGTTCTCTTGCCAGACTTATCCCAGGTTTATGGAGATTTATTTAGACAATGTCATGTGTTTTGTATGGCTTTTTTTGGCTTATAAGTATAGTctgaaaaaatgtttgtttttaaattgtgaaaataTAAAGCATGAATCAGTCCCTCATAGGGATATAGAGAAAGTGTACACAAGTATGTCTAGAGAATTATACATCGAGGGAATTGCTTATTTTTACcagaagttattgagagtatcagaatctggtttCTCATCTAACCCCTCTACTTctatctcccccccccccgtaGAAACTATACCAGTATCATCCTCTACAGACTGGCAAGCAGCTTTTGGTTTTGGTTCCTCGAAACATCAAGAGGACGACCTCGGGTTTGACCCCTTTGACATCACCCGCAAGGCACTGGCGGACCTTATCGAGAAGGAACTGTCTGTCCAGGACCAGTCGCCTCTCTCCCCAGGCTCCTTACACAATTCTCTGCACGGCCCCTCAGTCAATGGGCCGGGAGCTGGCTTCATGCATAGCATCGCCACACCTTCTAACGCCAACTTTCCGAACTCAGTACTGCCTCAGCGGTTCCCTCAGTTCCAGCACAGGGCGGTCTACAACTCATTCAGCTTCCCTGGCCAGCCCGCCCGCTACCCCTGGATGGGGGTCCCACGCAATAATATCATGCACTTGAACCACACAGCAAACCCCACCTCAAATAGTCATTTCTTGGACTTGAGTTTACTACCACAGCACAGTCCGGGCTTAGGAGGGATCTCAATCACAGGTAAGAACCTTGACTGGTGTTAAATacattcctttttatttttatgggtTGGACAAAAAAAGAGAAACGCCTGCAATATCTAGAACATATGTGTCAATAGGCTACCCCTCACATTAATTTGTTATGCCAGTGGTATCCCTGACATGTGTTATGTAAAAATCAATGTTGCATCCACAAGGCTGTTTCAAGTAGATTTGGGTAACAATGGGCAAATCTGgcagactttgatagagggctgatgGCTGTTGGTTGGCAGTTGGCAGTCCTTATTTAAAGACAGTAATATACTGTTGATTCTTGATTAACAAAAGTGATGACCCTATGAGCCATTCCGGAGAGCAGAACACAACTGATTTTTATGTCTAGCTTTCCTAAATTAATTTCAAGCATTTATCCTTAAGGACTGGTTGCATTCCCCTCTAAAACATCTTGAACACATTGCAGACCTGTTGAATCAGGGATAGTTTTGGCTGCCCTACTACACATAGTGAATTGGCAGACTGCTGTTTCTGTTTGCTTGTCCAACCTCTATGTGAAATCTATTCATCCACTACAAGCATTATGATTTCAGAAATCCAGTTATAAGGTGAAATGTTTATGGCTCCCTTTTGCTCAATGACATTCTACTAGCACTTTCATTCTTATTATAGGCAGAACACTAATAACACAATCTTGTAACAAATACGATCTTATGAAGGGGGAATTACCTACCATATTGCCTCATATATATATTCACTGccagaataaaagaaaaaagattgtattatattatttctttAAGAATTATTTAAACCGAAAAGCCTGAACGAGGTCCACCCTAAAAGGTTTAGCCAATAACTTAATTGCTGAAGATAAACGTTTATTTTAGTATGCAGGGGTGATAAAAGCACCATGAATTTGCTGGCATCTGATTATTTTAGTGGATTTCCATGCCCCAGAAATTGACTATTTACTTTTCTTTATCTTATTCCCCCACACAatccattattatcattattatcctATTGGACACTCCATTTAGATGAATTAAAAGGACCTTCCGTTTTTGACTAGTGTTGCTATTTATGGCTCCTGCTATTCGGCCTAGTTAAGTTTCTCTTCACAGTGAAAAAGACAGGATACATTTATTTCAGGTAGCACTATTGTTTAAGCACTCAAAGGCGGAAAGCACACTTGTCACACGAACACGTTTTGTCAAGTTACTGCTGATTTCTGTAGTTGTGGCAGCTAGAAAACGTAGTGGGTCTAATATTTGAAAGGAGAGATTCTTATACAGCCTGCTAGAGCAGACTATGGTGAAGTTCTCACTAAATAAGTTGGTAAGCACA
The sequence above is a segment of the Acipenser ruthenus chromosome 7, fAciRut3.2 maternal haplotype, whole genome shotgun sequence genome. Coding sequences within it:
- the LOC117414872 gene encoding CCR4-NOT transcription complex subunit 4-like isoform X2 produces the protein MSHSPEVKEDPVECPLCMEPLEIDDINFFPCTCGYQICRFCWHRIRTDENGLCPACRKPYPEDPAVYKPLSQEELQRIKNEKKQKQNERKQKISENRKHLASVRVVQRNLVFVVGLSQRLADPEVLKRPEYFGKFGKIHKVVINNSTSYAGSQGPSASAYVTYIRSEDALRAIQCVNNVVVDGRTLKASLGTTKYCSYFLKSMQCPKPDCMYLHELGDEAASFTKEEMQAGKHQEYEQKLLQELYKLNPNFLQPSVGGGEKSKGKASALQRPNSNNKDAWPSLQSSSKAANGLLNEHRKTPPLLDNGSDQEHMTPDGPDSELGQIATISPFTTPCDPSSPIDKPPESISLGNGESLQQIPSYDSPSPPPGLLKPSLVIPISASNHSARSPFEGAAAESQSLFSDNSNFRHPNPIPSGLAPFPSSPQNNTDWPTAPEPQSLFTSETIPVSSSTDWQAAFGFGSSKHQEDDLGFDPFDITRKALADLIEKELSVQDQSPLSPGSLHNSLHGPSVNGPGAGFMHSIATPSNANFPNSVLPQRFPQFQHRAVYNSFSFPGQPARYPWMGVPRNNIMHLNHTANPTSNSHFLDLSLLPQHSPGLGGISITGIPSSSGNGVDSLQDDNPPHWLKSLQALTEMDGPSTTVPLQPPHSTPFSTQIPLHRAGWAPYTPPSNPTSFHSPPPGFQTAFRNPSQTPTDLIQSAAMDRH